AGAACAACGGGTAAAACAGTTTGAAGACTTAAAGAAAAAAACTTACGGAACCTATTACGATGCACTTGTTTCCAGAGAAGACAAGTTTGATCACTACCAATTGGAAATGAGCCTTCGTGATAAAGAATTCAATGCGATAACCGATCCCAAAGAAAAAGAAAAATATTTAAATCGAATCGAAACTAAATACTTCGGAAAGGAACGAGCAGCTAGTTTGGCGGAAGAACGAACAAAGGAAGCCAAGTTTCACGAATCTATTTCCAAGTATGAATCGAAAGAAAAAGAATTTTTAAGAGAAAATACCAATCTTTCTGCCTCTGAAAAGGAAAAGAAACTCAAAGACTTACGCATTCAATTGTTAGGTTCAGAAGAAGAAGCAGATGCCTATATTAGGCGGAAGAATATAGAAGAAGCGGGGAAATAACCCCCCGCCTCATCGTTTTTTTAAGTGGATTGTTTCGTTTAGGAAAAGATCCACTACTTACCGTTTTGACTTACCTTTTGGTTGTTGGGAGTGGGTTCCGATTTGTATTTTTCGTAGGCATTCATAGTATCAATGTATTCATTTCCGGCATTCCAAACAATAAATCCATGCCCTAAAGAATCTTTTGCGCCTTGCATTTGAACTTTGATATAGTCCGTATAACTGAGTTTACTCGGGGCCACCATCATATTGAATCCTTGTACCCAAGCGATGGCTTTGGTTCCTTGTTTGGCACGTTTGACTGTCAAATCGAGTCCGTCTTTGATCGTCCCATATGGGTCAGCTACTCGTTTTGTAAGTCCATAAAAATGGGATGGATATAACATCGGGTAAAGTCCATTTAGTTCTTCACTAAATGGTTCTACTTTTTGACCAATCACATCATTTTCGATAAATGGAACTCTCCCAAATACATCGGCAGTCCAACGTGTGTCTTTAGAACAACTGTCTTTAGTTTTTTCTTTATGATCTTTGATGATTCCGAGAATAGATTCGTAACGTTTTTCATAACTCATGCTGAAGTTAGTTCCGCCATCCGCATATCGGATATAATCTAACTGGATTTCCGGGAATCCTAATTCACAAGCTTTTCTTATTGATTTTTGAATCGATGCCATTAAATTTGTGTTAGGTTTTTTTTCAGTTAGGCCACCTTCAAAATTGACTACACGTGCCACCATATAAAAACCAAGGGCTTTTGCCTCTGCTACTTGCTCTGGAGTTGGTGGGTGTGGTTGCATATCCACAACAGCAGCATTCATCCCGGCATCCTTCATCACTTGGAAAAGTAGGCTCCACCGTTTTTTATCCCGTATGGTTTTTGTATTGATATAAAGTCCTTCGATGAAATCGGGAGTGTTCCCTGGGGAATCAGAATTTTGTCTCTTCTCGATCTTGGATGTCGACTGACAAGATAGGAAGAATAGAATGAGGACCAAAAGAGTGAATTGTTTCATGGTAGTAATGACAAGATTTTGATTTGGTTCGGAAAATTCAAATCGAATCGATTGACGAAAATAACCAACCCCAAGAAAATTTGGGCATGTTAGAAATTTCCAATGACTTCAATTTGAAATCCTATGGTCGGTTTCCAGAAGAACTGTCAGATCCAAAAAATTTTAAAGATCGTATGGTGGAAGTTTCCCGCCTTTTCCAAGCAATGGGCGAATCCTATTTACAACATTTAGGTGATGATTCCAAAATCAGCGGTTCTGAGAAAAAGAACCTCATTGAGTTTTTGGAGAATATTTTACTGGTTCTTGTGATGCTTCGT
The sequence above is drawn from the Leptospira sp. WS4.C2 genome and encodes:
- a CDS encoding putative glycoside hydrolase; this translates as MKQFTLLVLILFFLSCQSTSKIEKRQNSDSPGNTPDFIEGLYINTKTIRDKKRWSLLFQVMKDAGMNAAVVDMQPHPPTPEQVAEAKALGFYMVARVVNFEGGLTEKKPNTNLMASIQKSIRKACELGFPEIQLDYIRYADGGTNFSMSYEKRYESILGIIKDHKEKTKDSCSKDTRWTADVFGRVPFIENDVIGQKVEPFSEELNGLYPMLYPSHFYGLTKRVADPYGTIKDGLDLTVKRAKQGTKAIAWVQGFNMMVAPSKLSYTDYIKVQMQGAKDSLGHGFIVWNAGNEYIDTMNAYEKYKSEPTPNNQKVSQNGK